A part of Pseudomonas lutea genomic DNA contains:
- a CDS encoding BON domain-containing protein: MPPLKKITLALAAAGLLGLAPVMAQAAAADVQTQLAEARQEGSIWTAFALNRHLSPFKISVDVEQGTAILKGKVENQVDKDLAAQIAGDIQGINKVDNQLEIDPQVAADPGTKATMAQRFDDATLTATIKSKLLWNSVTEALNIDVSAAQGVVTLKGQAKDADAKQLAGSLATNTDGVTEVNNLISVSARDTQAIKEQSELQASSVREEFSDAWITSKVKSSLIYSRTLDGLNIKVETRNGVVTLDGVVANYAEKELAVEIARNIRGVKGVDADTLRVTARSAG, translated from the coding sequence TCGCCGCCGCAGGGTTGCTCGGACTGGCGCCGGTCATGGCACAAGCTGCCGCCGCCGATGTGCAAACCCAACTGGCCGAAGCGCGTCAGGAAGGCTCGATCTGGACGGCCTTCGCGCTGAATCGCCATTTGAGTCCATTCAAGATCAGCGTCGATGTCGAGCAAGGCACCGCAATTCTCAAGGGCAAGGTCGAAAACCAGGTGGACAAGGATCTGGCTGCGCAAATTGCAGGTGATATTCAAGGCATCAACAAAGTCGACAATCAGCTGGAGATTGATCCGCAAGTGGCGGCCGACCCTGGCACTAAAGCCACCATGGCCCAGCGATTTGATGACGCTACGCTTACGGCCACCATCAAATCCAAACTGCTCTGGAACAGCGTAACGGAAGCTCTGAATATCGACGTGAGCGCGGCTCAAGGCGTGGTTACGCTCAAAGGCCAGGCCAAGGATGCGGATGCCAAGCAACTGGCCGGGAGCCTCGCCACGAACACCGACGGTGTGACTGAGGTTAACAACCTCATCAGTGTCAGTGCCCGTGATACCCAGGCGATCAAGGAGCAGAGCGAACTGCAGGCCAGTAGCGTCCGGGAGGAATTCAGTGACGCGTGGATTACCAGCAAGGTGAAATCCAGCCTTATATATAGCCGCACTCTTGACGGCTTGAACATCAAGGTCGAGACCAGGAATGGCGTTGTGACGCTCGACGGCGTTGTCGCTAATTACGCCGAGAAGGAGCTAGCTGTGGAGATTGCACGCAACATTCGCGGGGTTAAGGGTGTTGACGCCGACACGCTGCGCGTTACCGCGCGAAGTGCAGGCTAG
- a CDS encoding DUF1328 domain-containing protein gives MLSWAITFLIIAIVAAVLGFGGIAGTATGIAKILFVVFLVMFVVSFFFGRRGRG, from the coding sequence ATGTTGAGTTGGGCAATCACATTTCTGATCATCGCTATCGTTGCAGCCGTCCTTGGTTTTGGTGGTATCGCAGGTACTGCGACCGGCATTGCCAAGATCCTGTTCGTAGTCTTCCTGGTCATGTTCGTGGTGTCGTTCTTCTTTGGCCGTCGCGGCCGAGGCTGA
- a CDS encoding inhibitor of vertebrate lysozyme family protein produces the protein MGSKHFHALALALLASASVTAWAANDGQSRVNELLSADPDYRETWSSVVKKEERLPDWVINLSGASEQMNAVTEDGDKYLVGPLCETKETCINKRLIVAFSLDKSHAYAMLVEVPAGLPADKSPTRHADYRFLGKPDEGMQGLLKEQLKKDPNWY, from the coding sequence ATGGGCTCCAAGCACTTCCATGCACTGGCACTGGCGCTCCTTGCGAGCGCCAGCGTTACAGCTTGGGCCGCTAACGACGGGCAGTCCCGGGTCAATGAGCTGTTAAGCGCTGACCCTGACTACCGCGAAACGTGGTCGAGTGTGGTCAAGAAAGAAGAGCGGTTACCCGATTGGGTTATCAACCTCTCTGGCGCCTCAGAGCAGATGAACGCTGTTACGGAAGACGGTGACAAGTATCTGGTGGGGCCGCTTTGCGAAACCAAAGAAACCTGCATCAACAAACGGCTCATCGTGGCGTTCAGCCTCGATAAATCCCACGCATACGCGATGTTGGTAGAAGTGCCTGCAGGACTCCCTGCAGACAAATCGCCTACGCGTCATGCGGACTACCGCTTCCTGGGTAAACCGGATGAGGGTATGCAAGGGCTTTTGAAAGAGCAGCTCAAAAAAGATCCGAACTGGTACTGA